The following proteins are encoded in a genomic region of Hyalangium minutum:
- a CDS encoding FKBP-type peptidyl-prolyl cis-trans isomerase produces MFRSLMVSLLLLVSLGCGDESSSGSGDPTQVTYASELGVDLSTMERRESGLYLQDVRAGTGDTATLGRQVTVNYTGWLPNGTQFDSSKSAGRTPFSFTPGQGRVIAGWEEGIVGMKVGGLRKLVIPASLGYGEQGRGSIPPNSVLVFDVELLSVP; encoded by the coding sequence ATGTTCCGTTCCCTGATGGTCTCCCTGCTCCTTCTGGTGTCGCTCGGCTGCGGCGACGAGAGCAGCTCGGGCTCCGGAGATCCGACACAGGTCACCTACGCGTCCGAGCTGGGCGTGGATCTCTCCACCATGGAGCGCCGGGAGAGTGGGCTCTACCTGCAGGACGTGCGCGCCGGGACCGGAGACACGGCCACACTCGGACGCCAGGTCACCGTGAACTACACGGGTTGGCTCCCCAACGGCACGCAGTTCGACAGCTCGAAGTCCGCGGGCCGCACTCCTTTCTCTTTTACGCCAGGTCAAGGCCGCGTCATCGCCGGCTGGGAGGAGGGCATCGTCGGGATGAAGGTGGGTGGGCTGCGCAAGCTCGTCATCCCCGCCTCGCTGGGTTATGGCGAGCAGGGCCGCGGCTCCATCCCGCCCAACTCGGTGCTCGTCTTCGACGTGGAGCTGCTCTCGGTCCCTTGA